The genomic segment TTTCCATATCCTCCCGGTTGATCTGTATCGATCTGCTCAGAAAACTGATGATCAGCTGTTGTTCCTGTGGGCTATACTCATCCAGCAGTGCGTTGACGGCCCCCACCAACGACTGGTACAAGGGCAATACCTTCGATTCCAGATTGTTGACATGAAGCGTGATATAAACCTTTCTGCGATCGTTTGGATCAGTCTCCCGGAGGATGAAGCCGGCTTTCTCGAGCCGGTCCACCATTTTGGTGACAGCGCCACCCGTAATGCCAGTTTCCGCCGCCAGAACGCCTGCGGTCGCTTTCCCTAGACGCATAAGTACTTCCAGCGCTTCAAGGTCCGTGGAATTGATGCCAAGAATGGCAGAAACCAAATTGCTCCGTTTGATGGCCTGC from the Sphingobacterium thalpophilum genome contains:
- a CDS encoding MarR family winged helix-turn-helix transcriptional regulator; translation: MATEKIQQIGALLREVSTQAIKRSNLVSAILGINSTDLEALEVLMRLGKATAGVLAAETGITGGAVTKMVDRLEKAGFILRETDPNDRRKVYITLHVNNLESKVLPLYQSLVGAVNALLDEYSPQEQQLIISFLSRSIQINREDMEKLAAEH